Proteins encoded within one genomic window of Balaenoptera musculus isolate JJ_BM4_2016_0621 chromosome 12, mBalMus1.pri.v3, whole genome shotgun sequence:
- the OLIG3 gene encoding oligodendrocyte transcription factor 3, which translates to MNSDSSSVSSRASSPDMDEMYLRDHHHRHHHHQESRLNSVSSTQGDMVQKMPGESLSRAGAKAAGESSKYKIKKQLSEQDLQQLRLKINGRERKRMHDLNLAMDGLREVMPYAHGPSVRKLSKIATLLLARNYILMLTSSLEEMKRLVGEIYGGHHSAFHCGTVGHSAGHPAHAANAVHPVHPILGGALSSGTASSPLSAASLPAIGTIRPPHSLLKAPSTPPALQLGSGFQHWAGLPCPCPICQMPPPHLSALSTANMARLSAESKDLLK; encoded by the coding sequence ATGAATTCTGATTCGAGCTCTGTCTCCAGCAGAGCTTCTTCTCCGGACATGGATGAGATGTATCTGAGGGaccaccaccaccgccatcaccaccaccaggagAGCCGTCTCAACTCGGTCTCGTCCACGCAGGGCGACATGGTGCAGAAGATGCCCGGGGAAAGCCTTTCGCGGGCCGGCGCCAAAGCCGCGGGCGAGAGCAGCAAGTACAAAATCAAGAAGCAGCTGTCGGAGCAGGACCTACAGCAGTTGCGGCTGAAGATCAACGGACGCGAGCGCAAGCGGATGCACGACCTGAACCTCGCCATGGACGGGCTACGCGAGGTCATGCCCTACGCTCACGGGCCCTCGGTGCGCAAGCTCTCCAAGATCGCCACTCTCCTGCTGGCCAGAAACTACATACTCATGCTCACCAGCTCCCTGGAGGAGATGAAGAGGTTGGTTGGTGAGATCTACGGGGGCCACCACTCGGCCTTCCACTGCGGGACTGTGGGCCACTCGGCCGGCCACCCAGCGCACGCCGCCAACGCCGTGCACCCGGTGCACCCCATCTTGGGAGGCGCGCTCTCGTCCGGCACCGCCTCGTCCCCGCTGTCCGCCGCCTCGCTGCCCGCCATCGGCACCATCCGGCCTCCCCACTCGCTGCTCAAGGCGCCCTCCACCCCGCCCGCGCTGCAGCTGGGCAGCGGCTTCCAGCACTGGGCCgggctgccctgcccctgccccatctGCCAGATGCCGCCGCCGCACCTGTCCGCTCTCTCCACCGCCAACATGGCCCGGCTGTCGGCCGAGTCCAAGGACTTGCTCAAGTGA